A DNA window from Bdellovibrio sp. BCCA contains the following coding sequences:
- a CDS encoding prolyl oligopeptidase family serine peptidase, translating to MKFPKWFLLMPLMLGACKSKPLQNNATSEVEDPYLWLEEVEGPKALQFAKDENKKTLDHFKKDPLFKSLEKDIRKIVLAKDRVPDVKLRNGELYNFWQDEKHVRGVWRKATVASYKTGSPKWDVILDLDALAKKENENWVWKGSSELPPKYERTFIHLSRGGKDATVIREFNLKTKEFVKDGFVVPEAKNLLTWKDENTVFVGTDYGPGSMTDSGYARIVKVWKRGTPLSAAQVVNEGQKTDMSVYSWVEFTPEKNYTFHTRRLSFYEGIDWYEDASGKKTQIPMPQDAQFNGVFKDHLLYILRSDLKQFKKGSLVAMPFDKIFDGEKAQDSLQLVFAPTEKKFLQWASSTKSYLMLSTTDNVLAKIVKVTYQGPNKWIQQEVSLGQNGMAVVASTEDTSDNYLAVYTDFLTPSSNFLGNAEDSKNEFTLLKKSPERFNAHGMHTERFEATSKDGTKIPYFVVSKESLKKDGKNPTLLYGYGGFEIPMQPSYNGVLGKVWLEKGGVYVLSNLRGGGEFGPAWHQAVQKENRYKVFEDNIAIAEDLIARKITSPQHLGIRGGSNGGLLTGATFVLRPDLFNAVLCQVPLLDMLRYHKLLAGASWMDEYGNPEDPKMREAILKYSPYQKVDAKTKYPEAFFMTSTKDDRVHPGHARKMVAKMRAQGHPLFYYENTEGGHARTANLEQSILWNTLEFTYLWEKLGNKSNQ from the coding sequence ATGAAATTTCCAAAGTGGTTCCTTCTAATGCCTCTGATGCTGGGGGCTTGCAAATCAAAACCTCTGCAAAACAATGCGACTTCAGAAGTCGAAGATCCTTATTTGTGGCTTGAAGAAGTCGAAGGACCGAAGGCTTTGCAATTTGCAAAAGATGAAAACAAAAAAACCTTGGACCATTTCAAAAAAGATCCTCTGTTTAAATCTTTGGAAAAAGACATCCGTAAGATTGTTTTAGCGAAGGACCGTGTTCCAGATGTGAAGCTTAGAAATGGAGAGCTTTATAATTTCTGGCAAGATGAAAAGCATGTTCGTGGAGTTTGGCGTAAAGCAACGGTGGCTAGTTACAAAACAGGAAGTCCTAAATGGGATGTTATCCTGGATCTCGATGCTCTTGCGAAAAAAGAAAACGAGAACTGGGTGTGGAAAGGTTCTTCGGAACTTCCTCCTAAATATGAAAGAACTTTCATTCACCTTTCTCGCGGCGGTAAAGATGCCACGGTGATTCGTGAATTCAATTTGAAAACCAAAGAGTTTGTTAAAGATGGATTCGTTGTTCCTGAAGCAAAAAATCTTCTGACGTGGAAGGATGAAAATACAGTTTTCGTAGGCACTGATTATGGTCCGGGCTCAATGACGGATTCTGGTTATGCCCGTATCGTGAAGGTTTGGAAGCGTGGCACGCCGTTATCGGCAGCTCAGGTGGTTAACGAAGGGCAAAAGACAGATATGTCTGTCTATAGTTGGGTGGAGTTCACGCCGGAGAAAAACTATACATTCCATACACGTCGTTTGTCTTTCTATGAAGGTATTGATTGGTACGAAGATGCTTCAGGTAAGAAGACACAAATTCCGATGCCACAAGATGCGCAATTTAACGGCGTCTTTAAAGATCACCTGCTCTACATTCTGCGCTCCGACCTAAAACAATTTAAAAAAGGCAGTCTTGTTGCGATGCCTTTTGATAAAATCTTTGATGGCGAAAAAGCGCAGGATTCTTTACAGCTAGTTTTTGCTCCGACGGAGAAAAAGTTTTTACAGTGGGCAAGTTCGACAAAAAGCTATCTGATGCTATCAACGACCGACAACGTTTTAGCAAAAATTGTGAAGGTCACTTATCAAGGGCCCAACAAGTGGATTCAACAGGAAGTGTCTTTAGGTCAAAATGGCATGGCGGTGGTGGCATCGACAGAGGATACATCTGATAATTACTTGGCTGTGTACACTGATTTCCTTACACCCTCATCAAACTTTTTAGGAAACGCAGAAGACTCTAAAAACGAATTTACATTATTAAAAAAATCTCCGGAAAGATTCAATGCTCACGGTATGCATACGGAGCGCTTTGAAGCGACAAGCAAAGACGGTACAAAAATTCCCTACTTCGTAGTGTCTAAAGAGTCGCTTAAAAAAGACGGTAAAAATCCAACACTGCTGTACGGCTACGGTGGATTTGAAATCCCAATGCAGCCTTCCTACAATGGTGTCTTAGGAAAAGTGTGGTTGGAAAAAGGCGGCGTCTATGTGCTTTCCAACTTGCGTGGTGGCGGTGAGTTTGGGCCGGCTTGGCATCAAGCTGTGCAAAAGGAAAATCGTTATAAAGTTTTTGAAGACAATATCGCGATTGCAGAAGACTTGATTGCTCGTAAGATCACATCACCTCAACACTTGGGAATTCGCGGCGGATCTAACGGAGGCCTTTTAACAGGAGCGACGTTTGTTCTAAGACCGGATTTGTTCAACGCTGTTCTTTGCCAAGTGCCTCTTCTTGATATGCTTCGCTATCACAAGCTTCTCGCAGGTGCGAGCTGGATGGATGAGTATGGAAATCCTGAAGACCCAAAAATGCGCGAGGCGATTTTAAAATATTCGCCTTATCAAAAGGTTGATGCAAAGACTAAATATCCTGAAGCGTTCTTTATGACGAGCACAAAAGACGACCGTGTTCACCCAGGTCACGCACGTAAGATGGTGGCCAAGATGAGAGCGCAGGGACATCCACTTTTCTACTATGAAAATACAGAAGGCGGTCATGCAAGGACCGCCAACTTAGAACAAAGTATTTTATGGAATACTTTGGAGTTCACTTATCTGTGGGAAAAACTGGGTAACAAGTCTAACCAGTAA
- a CDS encoding PQQ-dependent sugar dehydrogenase, translating to MKAKWHVSKWITLFSVLAGSLAHAEVFEKSGYRVDATVLCDGLPQVQVGTPEGICVGILAGKQDGLKMPRYAVQSKEGVIYVSEMGGWAYAKGTIYAVYRGKDSQGVEKTAIVNLFPTKKLTMPNGLVMDPEGRLYVGTPTGVVRFSPRDAKTGHFNIDVTPEVVVNDFAKSIFRKDEYVSASEYNAMATKFKNKHPLLQMAVNSTFTEMYINVGAPSDDCGSGIKTVDENGKCIQSESPLASAAVWKVNLSNDPQRKVTKVAPFARGLRNSMALAVHPVSGVVIQGENGIDLPNEDLPYEELNILEEGRHYGWPYCHSRGEVAPNFQGKVTPEMCAKQFALPKVFMPAHTAPLGLLYYRNELLPSLKGKLLVAWHGYQKYGQRIVAYPVDERGVPTDTQYQEIVFGWKAQEGVRPRGAPTGLTALNDGSILVLDDKNGAILRISQGKKAEVRPEDLVVGDFSEKTLKAFEPLVPLVKKNCAMCHTQFQKDTGKEMLGEMRGTMLNLSSPSESSFWVKLKTRQMPPEMMRSSLGFHDQEYDQVLSQVEAFIKSLNP from the coding sequence ATGAAGGCAAAATGGCATGTCTCAAAATGGATCACTCTTTTTTCCGTATTAGCGGGCTCTTTAGCTCACGCTGAAGTTTTTGAAAAATCGGGTTATCGCGTCGATGCCACGGTTCTTTGCGACGGTTTGCCGCAAGTGCAGGTGGGAACGCCTGAAGGAATCTGTGTTGGTATTTTGGCTGGAAAACAAGACGGTCTTAAAATGCCTCGTTACGCCGTTCAATCCAAAGAAGGTGTGATTTACGTGAGTGAAATGGGTGGCTGGGCTTATGCAAAAGGCACCATTTATGCCGTGTATCGCGGGAAAGATTCCCAAGGTGTTGAAAAAACTGCGATCGTTAATTTATTTCCAACAAAAAAACTGACCATGCCTAATGGACTTGTTATGGATCCGGAAGGACGTCTTTACGTTGGAACTCCGACGGGAGTCGTGCGTTTTTCTCCACGCGATGCAAAGACAGGACATTTTAATATTGATGTGACTCCTGAAGTCGTCGTCAATGATTTTGCAAAGTCTATTTTCCGTAAAGATGAATATGTCAGTGCTTCTGAATACAATGCCATGGCGACGAAATTCAAAAACAAACATCCCTTGTTGCAAATGGCGGTGAATAGCACGTTCACGGAAATGTACATCAATGTAGGTGCTCCCTCGGATGATTGTGGTTCCGGAATCAAAACCGTAGATGAAAATGGAAAGTGCATTCAGTCGGAAAGTCCTTTAGCGAGCGCCGCTGTGTGGAAAGTGAACCTTAGCAATGACCCGCAAAGAAAAGTCACGAAGGTAGCACCTTTTGCCCGCGGTCTTCGTAATTCTATGGCACTTGCGGTTCACCCGGTTTCGGGTGTGGTGATTCAAGGTGAAAACGGAATTGATCTTCCGAATGAAGATCTTCCGTATGAAGAGTTAAATATTTTAGAAGAAGGCCGTCATTATGGCTGGCCTTATTGTCATTCGCGCGGCGAAGTGGCTCCTAATTTCCAGGGAAAAGTGACGCCTGAGATGTGCGCAAAACAATTTGCTCTTCCGAAGGTATTTATGCCCGCGCACACAGCACCTCTGGGTCTTTTGTATTATCGAAACGAACTATTGCCATCTTTAAAAGGAAAACTTTTGGTCGCGTGGCACGGTTATCAAAAATACGGACAGCGCATCGTCGCTTACCCTGTCGACGAAAGAGGTGTCCCGACAGACACTCAATACCAGGAAATCGTCTTTGGTTGGAAAGCGCAAGAAGGCGTTCGTCCACGTGGTGCGCCGACGGGGCTTACGGCCTTAAATGACGGTTCTATTTTAGTTCTCGATGATAAGAACGGCGCGATCCTAAGAATTTCCCAAGGTAAGAAAGCGGAAGTTCGTCCTGAAGATCTTGTCGTTGGCGACTTCTCTGAAAAAACATTGAAGGCCTTTGAACCGTTGGTGCCTTTGGTGAAAAAGAACTGCGCAATGTGCCACACGCAATTTCAAAAAGATACTGGCAAAGAAATGTTGGGAGAAATGCGTGGCACGATGCTGAATTTATCAAGTCCTTCTGAAAGCTCTTTCTGGGTGAAACTGAAAACTCGTCAGATGCCACCAGAAATGATGCGTTCATCATTAGGATTTCATGATCAGGAATATGATCAAGTGTTATCGCAAGTCGAGGCCTTTATTAAATCCTTGAACCCTTAA
- a CDS encoding type II toxin-antitoxin system VapC family toxin, with protein sequence MVVDSSVWIEIVCDGPLRKKCEEALKNTDPIVPTLVIYEIYRKLKKQTSEETSLEVVSALSKYKSMEINRDIALLAGDLSLEFDLGMADSMVLACARFSHAQLLTLDNDFASVAGVKVIR encoded by the coding sequence ATGGTTGTAGATAGCTCTGTATGGATAGAAATTGTTTGTGACGGCCCTCTTCGCAAAAAATGCGAAGAGGCTTTAAAAAATACAGATCCTATTGTTCCGACTCTCGTGATCTATGAAATTTATAGAAAATTAAAAAAACAAACGAGCGAAGAAACTTCGTTAGAAGTCGTCAGTGCACTCAGTAAGTACAAGTCTATGGAAATCAACAGAGATATTGCTCTATTGGCCGGAGACTTATCCCTGGAGTTTGATCTTGGAATGGCGGACTCTATGGTGTTAGCTTGTGCTCGTTTTAGCCATGCTCAGCTATTGACGCTTGATAATGATTTTGCGTCAGTGGCTGGAGTGAAGGTGATTAGATAG
- a CDS encoding AbrB/MazE/SpoVT family DNA-binding domain-containing protein, with protein sequence MSVKVSSKYQVVIPEEVREALNIQPGLEVDVIAKGGIAYIVPVKQLSVLRDTVKKYGKVNTKDLRDKKDRKI encoded by the coding sequence ATGTCTGTAAAAGTTTCGTCCAAATATCAAGTAGTTATTCCTGAAGAGGTTAGAGAGGCCCTCAATATTCAACCGGGCCTTGAGGTCGACGTTATTGCCAAAGGCGGAATCGCATACATAGTGCCGGTGAAACAGTTGTCCGTTTTGCGAGACACAGTTAAAAAATATGGCAAAGTGAACACCAAAGATCTTCGTGATAAAAAGGACAGAAAGATCTAA
- a CDS encoding protein-glutamate methylesterase/protein-glutamine glutaminase yields the protein MAQKIRVLIVDDSAVIRKLLEKIFSSASDMEVVGTASDPYIARDKLVTLKPDVMTLDVEMPRMDGISFLEKVMQHFPTRTIIFSSLAKTGSETYLRALEAGAIEIMEKPSIDVSQSLESLSQTILEKVRAVAKARINPIKKVIPASGPVKKISPTSLARTTHQLIAVASSTGGTEALKVFLSGMPADIPGTLIVQHMPPGFTKSFAENLNNLFPFEVKEAQEGDQVVPGRVLIAPGNYHMEITRSGAFYYVKLHQGPALHSVRPAADYLMKSVAKYVGKNALGVVLTGMGKDGAEGLLEMKNAGAYTVAQNEETCVVYGMPAAAVALGAADKILPLDKIAGDLLGQIQTRNAA from the coding sequence ATGGCTCAGAAAATTCGTGTCCTGATTGTTGATGACTCTGCAGTGATCAGAAAACTTCTCGAGAAGATTTTTAGCTCCGCATCGGATATGGAAGTTGTAGGAACAGCTTCAGATCCTTACATCGCCAGAGACAAACTGGTGACGCTCAAACCTGATGTTATGACTCTGGATGTGGAAATGCCTCGCATGGATGGCATTAGTTTTCTTGAAAAAGTCATGCAGCATTTTCCCACTCGAACGATTATTTTTTCAAGCTTGGCAAAAACAGGTTCCGAAACTTATTTGCGTGCTCTTGAGGCTGGTGCCATTGAGATCATGGAAAAACCTTCCATCGACGTCTCGCAAAGTTTGGAATCGCTTTCACAAACGATTTTAGAAAAAGTCAGAGCCGTCGCCAAAGCGCGTATCAACCCTATTAAAAAAGTGATTCCTGCATCGGGACCCGTAAAAAAAATAAGCCCGACTTCACTTGCAAGAACCACGCATCAATTGATCGCCGTGGCCTCTTCAACAGGTGGAACCGAAGCTTTGAAAGTTTTTTTAAGTGGTATGCCTGCGGATATTCCGGGAACTTTGATCGTTCAGCATATGCCGCCGGGATTTACAAAATCTTTTGCAGAAAACCTGAATAACCTTTTCCCTTTTGAAGTAAAAGAAGCTCAAGAGGGAGATCAAGTTGTTCCTGGGCGCGTATTGATTGCTCCAGGAAACTATCACATGGAAATCACGCGCAGTGGTGCCTTTTACTACGTAAAACTTCATCAAGGACCCGCTTTGCACAGTGTGCGTCCGGCGGCAGACTACTTGATGAAATCTGTTGCGAAGTACGTGGGTAAAAATGCCTTGGGTGTTGTTTTGACCGGAATGGGTAAGGACGGCGCTGAAGGTTTGTTGGAGATGAAAAATGCAGGAGCTTACACGGTCGCACAGAATGAAGAAACATGCGTAGTCTACGGAATGCCTGCGGCTGCGGTGGCATTAGGTGCTGCTGACAAGATTCTTCCTCTGGATAAGATTGCCGGAGATCTTTTAGGCCAAATCCAAACTCGTAACGCCGCTTAA
- a CDS encoding CheR family methyltransferase gives MTAVKKNELVGSLYDFEEIKLSDKMFTKFAERMYELAGVDLPLTPKNHALIRNRIVKLLRRHSLKSYEEYWTMIDKGSPEMVSEFISALTTNMTSFYRESNHFDFLGSVLPDLCRKFGNDIRLWCAAASTGQEPYTIAMTANEAVGDNSTSKVRILATDIDLQVLKKASSGTYEEREMQGLPPAQRHKYFEKIKAQGDEFWRAKDQIHSMIRFAPFNLMNPKYEFQHKFHVIFCRNVLIYFDEATTKKVIDNLVTCLAPGGYLILGHSESGNVKHQQLKPLSRAVYQKL, from the coding sequence ATGACGGCTGTAAAAAAGAATGAGCTTGTAGGTTCTCTTTACGATTTTGAAGAGATTAAGCTCAGCGATAAGATGTTTACAAAATTTGCGGAACGCATGTATGAACTTGCTGGTGTGGATCTACCACTGACTCCCAAGAACCATGCTTTGATTCGCAATCGCATTGTGAAGTTGTTAAGACGACATTCTTTGAAATCGTACGAAGAGTATTGGACGATGATCGATAAAGGCAGTCCAGAAATGGTGTCAGAGTTTATTTCGGCGCTGACGACGAACATGACGTCGTTTTATCGCGAGTCGAATCATTTTGATTTCCTCGGCAGTGTTCTCCCTGATTTGTGCCGCAAATTTGGCAATGACATCCGCCTTTGGTGTGCGGCAGCCAGCACAGGTCAAGAGCCTTACACGATTGCGATGACGGCCAATGAAGCTGTGGGTGACAACTCCACTAGCAAAGTACGTATTCTGGCGACCGACATTGATTTGCAAGTTCTAAAAAAAGCTTCTTCGGGAACTTATGAAGAGCGTGAGATGCAAGGTTTGCCTCCAGCGCAACGTCACAAGTACTTTGAAAAAATCAAAGCGCAGGGTGATGAGTTTTGGAGAGCCAAGGATCAGATTCACAGCATGATCCGCTTTGCGCCATTCAATCTGATGAATCCGAAGTATGAATTTCAGCATAAGTTCCATGTGATCTTCTGCAGAAATGTTTTAATTTATTTTGATGAAGCAACAACGAAGAAAGTGATCGACAATTTGGTGACTTGTTTGGCTCCGGGAGGATACCTCATCTTGGGCCACTCTGAATCTGGAAACGTCAAGCACCAACAACTTAAACCGCTTTCAAGAGCTGTTTACCAAAAGCTCTAA
- a CDS encoding chemotaxis protein CheA: MSGDNAFFEELQMDFLNESAFMLEQYEEYMMRLENSEDPAKDLTDIFRVAHSVKGGAAAVGLTDLSKFAHVMEDLLDLLRSRPELVNSNAISLLLQSGDELKNRVSSLQQGKNLPWDTTALREQLVALTEELSGKPSSHKKEAAPAPAEEIKEQVPDDFFAAASASAPVAEATDDVTNHDLLAELLAQLSPEDQAEFYAKEEQEKKAAAAQAPAPTPVAAQPTPEKPALKVVAENPKPAPAKAASAEPAASSNGNGGSGKAPAKQTSAIKVDTGRVDSVLDAVGELVVLKNQLVHDETVRSGVNLRLEAIVDQLDKAVRELYEKTLSIRMTPLKSMFIKIQRIVRDVSLSLDKPVDLQLIGEETEVERTVFELLGDPLVHLVRNSMDHGVEKKETRLERGKPVTAKVVVSAKQSGGNVIIEICDDGGGINREKVLAKAIERGFVPTGVDPASIPDEQVFQYIFQPGFSTADKISDLSGRGVGLDVVKSNLDKINGKINIFSKAGQGTTFRLTIPLSTAITDGIIVALDGARYILPIHSIREIVRVLPKDYTHISGAGKVASIRGLLLPVIDVSKTLGSINWTLNKKDQQLMAKRENSLSARREETMLVIIESMTGQMAFPVDDVLGQAQVVVKPITTGQNIPEVAGAAILGDGRTVLILEPGALVSNVTKGREMAA; the protein is encoded by the coding sequence ATGAGCGGTGATAACGCCTTTTTTGAAGAACTGCAGATGGATTTCCTCAACGAGTCTGCGTTCATGCTGGAGCAGTATGAGGAATATATGATGAGACTGGAAAACAGTGAAGATCCTGCGAAGGATCTGACTGATATTTTCCGCGTAGCTCACTCTGTAAAAGGGGGTGCAGCGGCCGTCGGTCTCACAGATCTTTCGAAATTCGCCCATGTGATGGAAGACCTTTTGGATCTTTTACGCTCGCGCCCTGAGCTTGTGAACTCCAATGCGATTTCACTTTTGCTTCAATCCGGTGATGAACTTAAAAACCGTGTCTCTTCTTTGCAGCAAGGTAAAAATCTTCCTTGGGATACTACGGCATTAAGAGAACAACTTGTCGCTTTGACGGAAGAGCTTTCAGGAAAGCCATCTTCTCATAAAAAAGAAGCAGCTCCTGCACCTGCCGAAGAAATCAAAGAACAAGTACCTGATGATTTCTTTGCGGCAGCTTCTGCATCAGCGCCCGTGGCTGAAGCGACGGACGATGTCACAAATCATGACTTGCTTGCAGAACTTTTGGCGCAACTATCTCCTGAAGATCAAGCTGAGTTCTATGCAAAGGAAGAACAAGAGAAAAAAGCGGCGGCAGCACAGGCACCAGCTCCAACACCTGTTGCGGCACAACCGACTCCTGAAAAGCCTGCTTTGAAAGTGGTCGCTGAAAATCCAAAACCGGCTCCAGCAAAAGCAGCGTCGGCTGAACCTGCAGCCTCTTCAAACGGCAATGGTGGTTCTGGAAAAGCTCCGGCAAAACAAACAAGCGCTATCAAAGTTGATACGGGCCGTGTGGATTCCGTATTGGACGCCGTCGGCGAGCTTGTGGTTTTAAAGAATCAATTAGTTCATGATGAAACAGTTCGCAGTGGTGTGAATCTTCGTTTGGAAGCCATCGTTGATCAGTTAGATAAAGCTGTTCGTGAACTTTACGAAAAAACACTTAGCATTCGTATGACGCCGCTGAAATCCATGTTCATCAAAATTCAACGTATCGTTCGTGACGTGTCGTTGAGTTTGGATAAACCTGTGGATTTGCAACTTATCGGTGAAGAGACAGAGGTTGAAAGAACCGTCTTTGAATTATTAGGTGATCCTCTCGTGCACTTGGTTCGTAACTCCATGGATCATGGGGTTGAGAAAAAAGAAACACGCCTAGAAAGAGGCAAGCCTGTTACAGCAAAAGTGGTCGTTTCCGCAAAACAATCCGGTGGTAACGTTATCATTGAAATCTGTGACGATGGTGGCGGTATCAATCGCGAAAAAGTTTTAGCAAAAGCTATTGAAAGAGGATTTGTGCCAACAGGTGTTGATCCAGCATCAATTCCCGATGAACAAGTTTTCCAATATATTTTCCAACCGGGTTTCTCGACGGCGGATAAGATCTCGGATCTTTCAGGCCGTGGTGTAGGTTTGGACGTTGTGAAATCGAATTTGGATAAGATCAACGGGAAGATCAATATTTTCTCTAAAGCAGGTCAGGGAACAACCTTCCGTTTGACGATTCCTCTTAGCACGGCGATTACCGACGGTATCATCGTGGCTTTGGATGGGGCTCGTTATATTTTACCAATTCATTCCATTCGTGAAATCGTGCGTGTTCTACCAAAAGACTACACGCATATTTCCGGAGCAGGAAAAGTGGCGAGCATTCGTGGACTGCTCTTGCCGGTCATTGATGTTTCAAAAACTTTGGGATCCATCAATTGGACACTCAACAAAAAAGACCAGCAGCTCATGGCAAAACGCGAGAACTCTTTGAGTGCTCGTCGTGAAGAGACCATGCTTGTGATTATTGAATCCATGACTGGCCAAATGGCATTCCCTGTGGATGACGTTTTGGGGCAGGCACAAGTGGTGGTTAAACCAATTACAACAGGACAAAATATTCCTGAAGTTGCGGGTGCCGCGATTCTTGGTGATGGTCGTACAGTTCTTATTCTTGAACCAGGAGCTTTAGTGAGCAATGTCACTAAGGGTAGGGAGATGGCAGCATGA
- a CDS encoding chemotaxis protein CheW gives MSDKAKPGQYLTFQLMSEQYGVAIETVREINQFGEITPVPRTPDYVKGVMNLRGKIIPVVNLRIKFGMQPQDTTRDTCIIVIDTEIGQVGMIVDSVKEVVDLQESQIEPSPVLGNEHAMSFVRGMGKVDNKVVILVDIVSAFSAEQMGHMAQFSHQEEAKAA, from the coding sequence ATGAGCGATAAAGCAAAACCAGGTCAGTATTTGACGTTCCAATTGATGTCCGAACAATACGGAGTTGCTATTGAGACTGTCCGTGAGATCAACCAGTTCGGTGAAATCACTCCAGTTCCGCGTACTCCTGATTATGTTAAAGGTGTGATGAATTTGCGCGGTAAAATTATTCCGGTTGTAAATCTTCGCATTAAATTCGGTATGCAACCACAAGATACAACTCGCGACACATGCATCATCGTGATCGACACTGAAATCGGTCAAGTAGGTATGATCGTAGACTCAGTGAAAGAAGTTGTAGATCTTCAAGAATCACAAATCGAGCCTTCTCCAGTACTAGGTAACGAACACGCTATGTCTTTCGTTCGCGGTATGGGTAAAGTCGACAATAAAGTTGTGATCTTGGTTGATATCGTTTCTGCATTCTCCGCAGAACAAATGGGCCACATGGCTCAGTTCTCTCACCAGGAAGAAGCGAAAGCTGCTTAA
- a CDS encoding helix-turn-helix transcriptional regulator, which produces MQSLHTNQKKILEYLLTQPDGATLDEIADHLEITKTAAKEHLIKVDGLGFLSYRDVKGSVGRPRRYYLLSQEGHEAFPRQYSWLSNIILEFLAEDVGAASVAKMMERLAVRVAESMKPRFEKANSTAELLSEIAKALNELGYRATLKQRDLRKGAVIEATNCVYHTVAKAHPELCKFDTKFIEKSSGGLNVKLESCIARGGSVCRFCIRKNP; this is translated from the coding sequence ATGCAAAGCCTGCACACCAATCAAAAGAAGATTTTAGAATACCTTTTGACTCAACCGGATGGGGCCACTTTGGATGAGATTGCGGACCATTTGGAGATTACAAAAACAGCCGCCAAAGAACATCTTATCAAAGTGGATGGTTTGGGATTTTTGTCTTATCGAGATGTCAAAGGCTCTGTGGGACGACCTCGCCGCTATTACCTTCTTTCGCAGGAAGGACACGAAGCTTTTCCCCGACAGTACTCGTGGCTTTCAAATATTATTTTAGAATTTCTTGCTGAAGATGTGGGAGCTGCTTCCGTCGCGAAAATGATGGAACGACTTGCTGTTCGTGTCGCCGAATCCATGAAACCCCGTTTTGAAAAAGCCAATTCCACAGCGGAACTTTTAAGTGAAATTGCGAAAGCTCTCAACGAACTCGGTTACCGCGCCACCCTTAAACAACGTGATCTTCGCAAAGGTGCTGTCATTGAAGCCACAAACTGTGTCTATCACACCGTTGCTAAAGCCCATCCGGAACTTTGCAAGTTCGATACGAAATTTATCGAAAAATCTTCAGGAGGACTGAACGTTAAACTGGAAAGCTGTATAGCCCGAGGTGGCTCTGTCTGCCGATTCTGCATAAGAAAAAACCCATGA